The following is a genomic window from Verrucomicrobiia bacterium.
GGAATCGGGGCGCCTCGAATGATCCGCGCACCGCTCTTGCGCCGCTTGCCGAACTTGTCCCGGTGCCGCTCCCACATCTGGTTCACGAACTCCTTCGAGCCCAGGAACACTCCATCGGTCATGTGCCGGATCCGTAGTCGTAGGATCTGCCCCAGCGGCAGTTCACCGCCCCGCGCCAGTTCCGCCCGGATCGCGTCCGGATCCAGCACCCGCTTGTCGCTCCGTCCCGCAGTGCCGCCAATCACATAGAGGGCCAGGCGATATTCGGCTGACGCCGCGCTCCAGTCGGCCGCGCCCAGAAAAGCCATGATTCCGCGGCGGATGACCTTGTCGCCGGTCAGGGCCGCAGCGTAGCCGCAGAAGCGGTAGTCCTTGGGATCGTTGACCAGGCCGGCGCGAACGGGGTTGAGGTCGATGTAGGCGGCGATGGCGCGGAGGGTGCTGGGACAGTCTTCCACCAGGACGCTGCGGAAACGTTCGCCCCAGAGGTAGCCGGTGCGGTCGTGGCGACGATTGTACCAGCGGGAGAAGCGTTGCTTGAACTCCTGGAGGAAGACGGAGAGGTCG
Proteins encoded in this region:
- a CDS encoding transposase; its protein translation is MPATFHCMSRVAGGLHLLDDSAKHKLLNILHHLARFCDIDIITFCLMSNHFHLLIRVPPKPLPDSIPDDVILAKLEDFYGPKATLPTLARAALNKGQPIPDDIRQAVLSRIADLSVFLQEFKQRFSRWYNRRHDRTGYLWGERFRSVLVEDCPSTLRAIAAYIDLNPVRAGLVNDPKDYRFCGYAAALTGDKVIRRGIMAFLGAADWSAASAEYRLALYVIGGTAGRSDKRVLDPDAIRAELARGGELPLGQILRLRIRHMTDGVFLGSKEFVNQMWERHRDKFGKRRKSGARIIRGAPIP